In Paraburkholderia flagellata, a genomic segment contains:
- a CDS encoding D-cysteine desulfhydrase family protein — MTTVTNAATHSSSPYPLDLSQHARRALLEGPTPIQPLPRLSHELGGVNIYVKRDDLTGLGGGGNKLRKLEFLLGEALAAGADTIVTVGARQSNHARLTAAAAAQAGLQCELVLTRAVPRDDFEYLENGNILLDDLLGARVHDLPGTANALEFAQARADALRAQGRKVYVCPLGGSSPVGCLGYAACAAEIMTQAHAQGLSFARIVVPNGSSGMHAGLAAGFAALGIDPSLVLAYTVLAKVEQAHAATVEKANKTLELIDPARRIEGASIVIDEAQLGDGYGIPTDAMREAVRLAASKEGLLLDPVYSGKAFAGLVQAVRSGRLARGENVLFIMTGGLPGLFAYRSAF; from the coding sequence ATGACTACCGTAACGAATGCCGCGACGCATTCTTCCTCCCCGTACCCGCTCGATCTTTCGCAGCATGCTCGCCGCGCGCTGCTGGAAGGACCCACGCCGATCCAGCCATTGCCGCGGCTAAGCCACGAACTTGGGGGCGTGAATATCTATGTCAAGCGCGACGATCTGACCGGCCTCGGCGGCGGCGGCAACAAGCTGCGCAAACTCGAGTTTCTGCTGGGCGAAGCACTGGCGGCGGGCGCGGACACCATCGTCACCGTTGGCGCGCGCCAGTCGAACCATGCGCGCCTGACGGCGGCTGCGGCGGCGCAAGCGGGCCTGCAGTGCGAACTCGTGCTCACGCGGGCCGTGCCGCGCGACGACTTCGAGTATCTGGAGAACGGCAACATCCTGCTCGACGACCTGCTCGGCGCTCGCGTGCACGATCTGCCCGGCACAGCCAATGCACTGGAGTTCGCGCAGGCGCGCGCCGACGCGTTGCGCGCCCAGGGCCGCAAGGTCTACGTCTGCCCGCTGGGCGGGTCGAGCCCGGTGGGGTGTCTGGGCTATGCGGCGTGCGCCGCCGAAATCATGACGCAGGCCCATGCACAGGGATTGAGCTTCGCGCGCATCGTCGTGCCCAACGGCAGCAGCGGCATGCATGCGGGGCTCGCCGCCGGGTTTGCGGCGCTGGGCATCGACCCGAGCCTCGTGCTTGCGTACACAGTTCTGGCGAAGGTAGAGCAGGCCCATGCCGCAACAGTCGAGAAAGCCAACAAGACGCTTGAACTGATCGATCCGGCGCGGCGCATCGAGGGTGCATCGATAGTGATCGACGAAGCACAGCTCGGCGACGGATACGGCATTCCGACCGACGCAATGCGAGAGGCCGTACGTCTCGCGGCTTCGAAAGAAGGCCTGCTGCTCGACCCCGTGTATAGCGGCAAGGCGTTCGCCGGTCTGGTGCAAGCCGTGCGTTCGGGACGCCTTGCACGCGGCGAGAACGTTCTCTTCATCATGACCGGCGGCTTGCCGGGTCTGTTCGCTTATCGCAGCGCGTTTTGA
- a CDS encoding cytochrome P450 yields the protein MDAAASSAQRLRQVRDLPCPRGLPLIGNLHQLNAPRLHRVLEQWAKELGTPYRFQICGMPVTVWSDAELSQSVMRERPHRYRRYASLEPVLAEIGCNGVFSAEGAAWEPQRRLVMQALSVPHIRAFYPTLQAITARLHDRWRRAAERGDVVEMTDDLKRYTVDVTSALAFGEDPRTLEQERGLIQEHLAQIFPTLMHRVNAPFPYWRYVRLPRDRRTDRALAEVHRTIHGMMARSRERMRDEPSATPRHLLEAMLALRDEPGSGVSDDIIAANVLTLLLAGEDTTANALAWSLYYLCADESLQQRLANEARTVLGTRVVCPDYGFVKDLDLFEAVCSETLRFRPVAAIMAFEPVENVEVGGVALPAGSKMFFLTRPPMLDVRHYSQPERFDPDRWLRGHSGVDADARVHDPRAWVQFGAGPRVCPGRHLAAMEMRLVLSTLMNRFKVRLAVDPSTIEEITAFAMVPNRMPVRLELRPAVELPRT from the coding sequence ATGGACGCCGCCGCATCCTCCGCCCAGCGCCTGCGCCAGGTGCGCGACCTGCCGTGCCCGCGCGGCTTGCCGCTCATCGGCAACCTGCATCAGTTGAATGCGCCGAGGCTCCATCGCGTGCTCGAACAATGGGCGAAAGAACTCGGCACGCCGTATCGCTTCCAGATCTGCGGCATGCCCGTGACGGTATGGAGCGACGCGGAACTGAGCCAGAGCGTGATGCGCGAGCGTCCGCACCGCTACCGGCGTTACGCGTCGCTCGAACCTGTACTTGCCGAGATCGGCTGCAACGGCGTGTTCTCGGCCGAGGGCGCAGCGTGGGAGCCGCAGCGCCGGCTCGTCATGCAGGCGCTTTCCGTCCCGCACATTCGCGCCTTCTATCCCACGCTGCAAGCCATCACGGCGCGTCTGCACGACCGTTGGCGGCGTGCGGCCGAGCGCGGCGACGTTGTCGAAATGACCGACGACCTCAAGCGCTACACGGTGGACGTGACGAGCGCGCTCGCGTTCGGCGAGGACCCGCGCACGCTCGAACAGGAGCGGGGTCTGATTCAGGAGCATCTCGCGCAGATTTTCCCGACGCTCATGCATCGCGTGAACGCGCCGTTTCCGTACTGGCGCTACGTGCGTTTGCCGCGCGACCGCCGCACGGACCGGGCGCTGGCCGAAGTGCATCGCACGATACACGGCATGATGGCGCGCTCGCGCGAGCGCATGCGCGACGAGCCGTCCGCTACGCCGCGCCATCTGCTCGAAGCGATGCTTGCGCTGCGAGATGAGCCAGGCTCCGGCGTAAGTGACGACATCATTGCCGCCAACGTGCTCACGCTGTTGCTGGCGGGCGAGGACACCACGGCCAATGCGCTGGCGTGGTCGCTCTACTATCTATGCGCCGATGAATCGCTGCAGCAGCGCCTCGCCAATGAAGCGCGCACGGTGCTGGGCACTCGCGTTGTGTGTCCGGACTACGGTTTCGTGAAGGACCTCGACCTGTTCGAAGCCGTGTGCAGCGAAACGCTGCGCTTTCGCCCGGTGGCCGCGATCATGGCGTTCGAACCTGTCGAGAACGTGGAGGTCGGCGGCGTCGCGTTACCCGCCGGTTCGAAGATGTTCTTTCTCACCCGGCCGCCGATGCTCGACGTGCGCCACTACTCACAGCCCGAACGCTTCGATCCCGACCGATGGCTGCGCGGCCATTCGGGTGTCGATGCCGATGCCCGCGTGCACGATCCGCGCGCATGGGTGCAGTTTGGCGCGGGGCCGCGTGTGTGTCCGGGGCGGCATCTCGCCGCCATGGAAATGCGCCTCGTGCTCTCCACGCTGATGAATCGCTTCAAGGTGAGGCTGGCCGTCGATCCTTCGACGATCGAGGAAATCACGGCGTTCGCGATGGTGCCGAACCGCATGCCGGTGCGGCTGGAATTGCGGCCAGCGGTTGAGTTGCCGCGAACCTAA
- a CDS encoding SgcJ/EcaC family oxidoreductase — protein MTDDERAIRELVQTWMEASRAGDTAKVLSLMTDDVVFTVPGQEPFGKAEFASASQAQQDMRIEGTAEIVELQVLGDWAFLRNRIDISITPPGAAQPMRRAGYTLTLVRKDANGRWLLARDANLVAPKP, from the coding sequence ATGACCGATGACGAACGCGCAATTCGCGAGCTGGTGCAGACATGGATGGAAGCCAGCCGCGCCGGCGACACGGCCAAAGTGCTGAGCCTGATGACCGACGACGTGGTGTTCACGGTGCCTGGCCAGGAGCCGTTCGGCAAGGCCGAGTTCGCTTCAGCTTCCCAAGCGCAGCAAGACATGCGCATTGAGGGCACGGCTGAGATCGTGGAACTTCAGGTGCTCGGGGACTGGGCCTTTCTGCGCAATCGCATCGACATTTCCATCACGCCGCCGGGCGCGGCCCAGCCGATGCGGCGTGCCGGCTACACGCTCACGTTGGTGCGCAAGGATGCGAACGGGCGCTGGCTGCTCGCGCGCGACGCCAATCTCGTGGCTCCGAAGCCGTAA
- a CDS encoding alpha/beta fold hydrolase, producing the protein MNQRIDPSLLAAPDLSYATLHSGIALPFLERGDGEPLLFVHGSLCDYRYWMPQLNGLSEHFRCIAPSLSHYWPAADACIQGDFGWESHVTELADFIAALGLESVHLVGHSRGGSVAWHLARRYPRLVRTLVLADPGGPLSRVDNDDAALPPATNALRTRAADLIHAGEVEAGLELFVDSVSVPGAWKKGSAAFRQMAIANATTLPKQLQDPLPPYAPRAAGEIKCRTLLIDGQRSPLMFRNNVEALDEWIEFARRVTIKGATHGMNGTHPDLFNTHVHTFITQG; encoded by the coding sequence TTGAACCAACGCATCGATCCTTCCCTACTTGCTGCGCCCGACCTGTCGTACGCCACGTTGCACTCGGGCATTGCCCTGCCGTTTCTCGAGCGCGGCGATGGCGAGCCGCTGCTGTTCGTTCACGGATCGCTCTGTGATTACCGCTACTGGATGCCGCAGCTGAACGGCCTTTCGGAGCATTTCCGCTGCATCGCGCCGAGCCTGAGCCACTACTGGCCCGCCGCCGACGCCTGCATCCAGGGCGATTTCGGCTGGGAAAGCCACGTCACCGAGCTGGCCGATTTCATCGCCGCGCTCGGCCTCGAATCGGTCCATCTCGTGGGTCACTCGCGCGGCGGCAGCGTGGCGTGGCATCTCGCGCGCCGCTATCCGCGTCTCGTGCGCACGCTGGTGCTGGCCGACCCGGGCGGCCCGCTCTCGCGCGTGGACAACGACGACGCCGCGCTGCCTCCCGCCACCAACGCGCTGCGCACGCGCGCCGCCGACCTCATCCATGCCGGCGAAGTCGAAGCGGGGCTCGAGTTGTTCGTCGACTCCGTGAGCGTGCCGGGCGCCTGGAAGAAGGGTTCGGCTGCGTTTCGCCAGATGGCCATCGCCAACGCCACGACGCTGCCCAAGCAGTTGCAGGACCCGCTGCCGCCCTATGCGCCGCGCGCCGCTGGCGAGATCAAGTGCCGCACGCTGCTCATCGACGGCCAGCGCAGCCCGCTCATGTTCCGCAACAACGTCGAAGCGCTCGACGAGTGGATCGAGTTCGCGCGACGCGTCACGATCAAGGGCGCCACGCACGGCATGAACGGCACGCACCCCGACCTCTTCAACACGCACGTGCACACCTTCATCACGCAGGGTTGA
- a CDS encoding glycosyltransferase: MKLLIATYGTEGDARPFAALCRGLIDAGHEARLLADAATLGSAHALGVPATALAGDIRGMLRPDHVIAGVVAKGGGFNETARALAKIANENAQSWMRTIVEAGDGCDAILVAGLAAFVGLSAAEYLGAKGIGSGMIPLTPTAAFPSAFLPPRWVPRVLNRASHGLVNGMLWKAFRDKTNAARAMFGLPPRQAVWKDHPMLYGVSPSLLSAPADWPANAHLCGQWLAPSPAWTPPPELVHFLAAGEAPVYIGFGSMTGFDNARLLAALIEAMQGRRALFYPGWSGIDPTALPENFFVVGDTPHDWLLPRTAAVIHHGGSGTSHSATRAGVPSIVTPFAGDQFFWAQRLREAGVAPAAVDGRKPSAEAFASALDFAASETVRSRARALGETMRAENGVANAVATLERIVAVDVREGARS; this comes from the coding sequence ATGAAGCTACTGATCGCGACGTACGGTACCGAGGGCGATGCGCGCCCGTTCGCCGCGCTGTGCCGTGGCTTGATAGACGCCGGGCACGAAGCGCGTCTGCTCGCCGATGCCGCCACGCTTGGCAGCGCCCACGCACTCGGCGTGCCGGCCACCGCGCTGGCTGGTGACATTCGCGGCATGCTTCGCCCGGACCACGTCATCGCTGGCGTCGTCGCGAAAGGCGGCGGCTTCAACGAGACCGCACGCGCGCTCGCGAAAATCGCCAACGAAAACGCGCAGTCGTGGATGCGCACCATCGTCGAGGCAGGCGACGGTTGCGATGCAATTCTGGTTGCGGGGCTGGCCGCGTTCGTGGGGCTTTCCGCGGCGGAATATCTGGGCGCGAAAGGCATCGGCTCGGGCATGATCCCGCTCACGCCAACGGCGGCCTTCCCCTCGGCGTTTTTGCCGCCCAGATGGGTGCCGCGCGTGCTCAACCGCGCGAGCCACGGCCTTGTGAACGGCATGCTGTGGAAAGCGTTCCGCGACAAGACCAACGCCGCGCGCGCGATGTTCGGCCTGCCGCCGCGCCAGGCGGTATGGAAGGACCACCCGATGCTTTATGGTGTCTCGCCAAGCCTGCTGTCCGCGCCCGCCGACTGGCCCGCCAACGCGCATCTATGCGGACAGTGGCTCGCGCCGAGCCCGGCCTGGACGCCACCGCCCGAGTTGGTGCACTTCCTCGCTGCGGGCGAAGCGCCCGTCTACATTGGCTTTGGCAGCATGACGGGCTTCGACAACGCGCGCTTACTGGCCGCCCTGATCGAAGCCATGCAGGGCCGGCGCGCACTCTTCTATCCGGGCTGGAGCGGCATCGATCCCACGGCACTTCCTGAAAACTTCTTCGTTGTCGGCGACACGCCGCACGACTGGCTGCTCCCGCGCACCGCCGCGGTCATTCATCACGGCGGCTCCGGTACTTCGCACTCCGCAACACGTGCAGGCGTGCCTTCCATCGTGACGCCATTCGCGGGCGACCAGTTCTTCTGGGCGCAGCGCCTGCGCGAGGCGGGCGTCGCGCCAGCGGCCGTCGATGGGCGCAAGCCCAGCGCCGAAGCGTTCGCGAGCGCACTCGACTTTGCCGCCAGCGAAACGGTGCGAAGCCGCGCCCGCGCGCTGGGCGAAACGATGCGCGCGGAAAACGGCGTCGCGAACGCGGTCGCCACCCTCGAGCGCATCGTTGCAGTTGACGTGCGCGAGGGAGCCAGAAGCTAG
- a CDS encoding cytochrome C, with protein sequence MTHLVAVRRLLQRAWILAIEAFCLLHATSAPALPIFARQTGQSCVACHAGGQFPELTPYGRMFKLNGYTFGERTVPVAVMATFDMTKTRVNHDASGNIISPKDGLPIFDAASIFLAGKITDRIGAFTQFTYSNYDHQGSDGKWIGHWASDNMDFRYVDRIIGDANDLILGTTLHNNPSVQDVWNSSPAWSYPYVSSSTSTVGSPQFLPIMEGALAQQVVGAGGYVYWNRTIYAELSVYRTADGIWSFMSKGNRAGDPNHPQIYLRGQNPYWRLALTHDWGPHSVMLGTFGINAQVYPNDANAFPSFTQGVTRYRDIGFDAQYQYLLEPNTITAQARYIRENISDPNNLVYGDSKSANLGSLRLKLSYIYQAKYGVSLSFFNVTGSRDSVAYPGSANSSPATQGWTPEIFWIPVQNIRVGLQYTHFTKYLGARSNYDGLGRNASDNDTLFVYLWAAYW encoded by the coding sequence ATGACACATCTCGTCGCCGTCCGTCGCCTGCTTCAACGCGCCTGGATCCTGGCGATTGAGGCTTTCTGCCTGCTCCACGCCACTTCTGCTCCGGCGCTCCCGATATTCGCCCGTCAAACGGGACAAAGCTGCGTTGCGTGTCATGCAGGTGGACAGTTTCCTGAACTGACTCCGTACGGGCGAATGTTCAAGCTGAACGGCTACACGTTTGGCGAACGTACCGTTCCGGTTGCCGTGATGGCGACGTTCGACATGACGAAGACACGAGTGAACCATGACGCCAGCGGCAACATCATTTCCCCCAAAGACGGATTACCGATTTTCGACGCTGCCAGCATATTCCTCGCCGGCAAGATTACGGACAGGATCGGTGCGTTCACGCAGTTCACTTACTCGAACTACGATCATCAGGGCAGCGACGGCAAGTGGATCGGTCACTGGGCCTCTGACAACATGGACTTCCGATATGTGGACAGGATCATAGGGGATGCAAACGACCTGATTCTCGGCACCACGCTGCACAACAATCCGTCCGTACAGGATGTCTGGAACAGCTCGCCGGCATGGAGTTATCCGTACGTCTCCTCGTCAACGAGCACGGTTGGTTCGCCCCAATTCCTGCCGATCATGGAAGGCGCCCTGGCGCAGCAGGTTGTCGGCGCCGGGGGCTACGTGTACTGGAACCGGACGATTTATGCTGAGTTGTCAGTCTATCGAACGGCCGACGGCATATGGTCGTTCATGAGCAAGGGGAACAGGGCCGGGGATCCGAATCACCCGCAGATCTATCTGCGTGGCCAGAATCCCTACTGGCGACTGGCCCTGACTCACGACTGGGGTCCACACAGTGTCATGCTGGGGACATTCGGGATCAATGCGCAAGTTTATCCCAACGACGCTAACGCATTCCCGAGCTTCACACAGGGCGTAACGCGCTACCGCGATATCGGCTTCGATGCGCAGTATCAGTACCTCCTTGAACCGAACACAATCACCGCACAGGCCCGATACATCCGCGAGAACATTAGTGATCCGAATAACCTCGTTTATGGCGACAGCAAGTCGGCCAACCTTGGATCGCTGAGGCTGAAGCTCTCTTACATCTACCAGGCCAAATACGGCGTTAGCCTTTCTTTCTTCAACGTGACCGGCAGCCGCGACAGCGTCGCGTATCCGGGTAGTGCCAACTCCTCTCCAGCAACGCAAGGTTGGACGCCCGAAATATTCTGGATTCCTGTGCAAAACATCCGTGTCGGTCTGCAGTACACACACTTTACGAAATATCTTGGTGCGCGTTCGAATTACGACGGACTCGGGCGCAATGCAAGCGACAACGACACGCTGTTTGTCTACCTCTGGGCGGCGTATTGGTGA
- a CDS encoding hemerythrin domain-containing protein, with translation MSFMTSRAMRPSPTLAPDLQLGEPMTDTMHAEFVTLLDTLAHASDETWVGAFDAWVAHTKQHFAQEETWLEEMNFAPRHCHASQHRHVLSVAAEVRRQVADEGRFDTGRQLVGELREWFAWHVKSMDAFMVVALREHGIAKADNADQVV, from the coding sequence ATGTCCTTCATGACCTCACGGGCGATGCGCCCTTCGCCAACGCTTGCGCCCGATCTGCAACTGGGCGAACCCATGACCGATACGATGCATGCCGAGTTCGTCACGCTGCTCGACACGCTCGCGCACGCGAGCGACGAAACATGGGTCGGCGCGTTCGACGCGTGGGTAGCGCACACAAAGCAGCATTTCGCACAGGAAGAAACGTGGCTGGAGGAAATGAACTTCGCTCCGCGCCATTGCCATGCGAGCCAGCATCGGCACGTGCTGAGCGTGGCCGCCGAAGTGCGCAGGCAAGTTGCCGACGAGGGGCGCTTCGACACGGGGCGGCAACTGGTGGGTGAACTGCGCGAATGGTTCGCGTGGCACGTGAAGTCGATGGACGCGTTCATGGTCGTAGCCCTGCGCGAACACGGCATCGCGAAGGCCGACAACGCCGATCAGGTCGTTTGA
- a CDS encoding YceH family protein, whose amino-acid sequence MNSPADASSPRALRALSPIEARIVGVLVEKQHTVPDTYPLSLNALTLGCNQKTARTPVMNVSEADVLAAIEDLKLLSLVFEGSSSRVPRFEHNLNRVLGVPSQAVALLTVLLLRGAQTAAELRLNSSRLHGFADVSSVEGFLEELAEREPPLVVKLPRAPGERESRWMHLLCGEVNMASFVAAGAIAPGAREEAGESVSLADFEAVRAEQQRLADEVARLQTLVARMASELGMSLD is encoded by the coding sequence ATGAATTCTCCTGCCGATGCTTCCTCGCCGCGCGCCTTGCGCGCGCTCTCGCCGATCGAGGCGCGTATCGTCGGCGTGCTGGTCGAAAAGCAGCACACGGTGCCCGACACTTATCCGCTCTCGCTCAATGCGCTCACGCTCGGCTGCAACCAGAAGACCGCGCGCACGCCGGTCATGAACGTGAGCGAAGCCGATGTGCTGGCCGCCATCGAAGACCTCAAGCTGCTGAGCCTCGTGTTCGAAGGCAGCAGCAGCCGCGTGCCGCGCTTCGAGCACAACCTGAACCGCGTGCTCGGCGTGCCGAGCCAGGCCGTGGCGCTCCTTACCGTCTTGTTGCTGCGCGGCGCGCAGACGGCGGCGGAATTGCGCCTGAACTCGTCGCGCCTGCACGGATTCGCCGATGTGTCGTCGGTCGAAGGCTTCCTGGAAGAGCTGGCCGAGCGCGAGCCGCCGCTCGTAGTGAAGCTGCCGCGCGCGCCGGGTGAGCGCGAAAGCCGCTGGATGCATTTGCTGTGCGGCGAAGTGAACATGGCAAGTTTTGTCGCCGCGGGGGCCATCGCGCCCGGTGCTCGCGAGGAAGCCGGTGAGAGCGTCTCGCTCGCGGACTTCGAGGCGGTGCGCGCCGAGCAGCAGCGTCTCGCCGACGAAGTCGCGCGCCTGCAAACGCTCGTCGCGCGCATGGCCTCCGAACTGGGGATGTCGCTCGACTGA
- the ubiM gene encoding 5-demethoxyubiquinol-8 5-hydroxylase UbiM: MQADIVIVGAGPVGLCLARSLSALGLEIVMVEQQCLADISEPQFDGREIALTQKSVRLMRKFGLWDRIDPHARAPLCSAKVFNGPSPGALEIGHELSGHTELGWLVSNHLIRKAAYEALRQSTAAHGDVTLLAAQKVSGVKAGEDLASVTLESGETLSAKLIVAADSRFSSTRKMMGIAADMHDFGKAMLVCRMTHEAPHEHAAWEWFGYGQTLALLPMNAERSTNAHQSSVVLTLPVGQVNEIAALEPGEFARHIEKRFMHRLGAMKLASTRHIYPLVAVYPEHFVGKRFAAVGDAAVGMHPVTAHGFNFGLLGVETLGNRIIEAKNSGGDIGALSILQRYETQHRRATRPLYLATRFITDVYTNNTAPAKLARDFMLRAASRLMPFRRAIAASLTG; the protein is encoded by the coding sequence ATGCAAGCAGATATCGTCATTGTGGGCGCCGGGCCGGTGGGGCTATGTCTCGCACGCTCGCTCAGTGCTTTGGGCCTCGAGATCGTCATGGTCGAGCAGCAGTGTCTCGCCGACATCAGCGAGCCGCAGTTCGACGGGCGCGAGATCGCACTGACCCAGAAGTCGGTGCGCCTGATGCGCAAGTTCGGGCTATGGGATCGTATCGATCCGCACGCGCGTGCTCCGCTGTGCAGCGCCAAGGTGTTCAACGGTCCCTCGCCGGGGGCGCTCGAGATCGGACACGAACTGAGCGGACACACGGAACTAGGCTGGCTGGTGTCCAATCACCTGATTCGCAAGGCTGCCTATGAGGCGCTGCGGCAAAGCACGGCAGCGCACGGCGACGTGACGCTGCTCGCGGCGCAAAAGGTCAGCGGCGTGAAAGCCGGCGAGGATCTGGCGAGCGTGACATTGGAGAGCGGCGAGACGCTCTCGGCGAAGTTGATCGTCGCGGCGGACAGCCGCTTTTCGTCCACGCGCAAGATGATGGGCATTGCCGCCGACATGCACGATTTCGGCAAGGCGATGCTGGTTTGCCGCATGACGCATGAAGCGCCGCACGAGCACGCTGCGTGGGAATGGTTCGGGTACGGTCAAACGCTGGCGTTGCTCCCCATGAATGCGGAGCGCTCGACGAACGCGCATCAGTCGTCGGTCGTGCTCACGCTGCCTGTGGGCCAGGTCAACGAGATCGCGGCGCTCGAGCCCGGCGAATTCGCGCGGCATATCGAGAAACGTTTCATGCATAGGCTAGGCGCGATGAAGCTGGCAAGCACGCGGCATATCTATCCGCTCGTTGCCGTTTATCCGGAGCACTTCGTCGGAAAGCGCTTCGCGGCCGTGGGTGACGCCGCGGTCGGCATGCATCCGGTGACCGCGCATGGCTTCAATTTCGGTCTGCTCGGTGTGGAAACCTTAGGTAACCGAATTATCGAGGCGAAAAATAGCGGTGGCGACATCGGGGCTCTCTCGATCTTGCAACGCTACGAAACCCAGCACCGTCGCGCGACCAGGCCGCTCTATCTCGCGACCCGCTTCATCACCGATGTCTATACGAACAACACCGCGCCCGCAAAACTGGCGCGCGACTTCATGCTGCGCGCTGCTTCGCGGCTGATGCCGTTCAGGAGGGCGATTGCGGCTTCGCTGACCGGCTAG
- a CDS encoding c-type cytochrome — translation MKGVSRWILLATLLGDASCHDIEHSRRIDDPAVAGRTIALQVCSNCHGVNGVSVSPTFPKLAGQQREYLVNQLTDFRAHNRSDPNAKRYMWGFTHLSDAQIEQLAAYFSSRPPPAGERGDPLLVNSGRTIFVSGLPDKGVPACSACHGAHGEGAGEFPRLAGQHADYIVKQLLVFQHAGQRPRGEVMSAICVKLTEQDMHSVAAFLEASTAPAAVPADPGIVGTGSARE, via the coding sequence ATGAAAGGGGTGTCGCGATGGATTCTGCTCGCCACACTGCTGGGTGACGCCAGTTGTCACGACATCGAGCATTCCAGGCGGATCGACGATCCAGCTGTTGCCGGCAGGACGATCGCATTGCAGGTTTGCTCGAACTGCCACGGCGTGAACGGCGTTTCTGTCTCGCCCACGTTTCCCAAGCTCGCAGGCCAGCAAAGGGAGTATCTGGTCAATCAGTTGACGGACTTCCGGGCTCATAACCGGTCCGACCCGAATGCGAAAAGATACATGTGGGGCTTTACCCATCTAAGCGACGCGCAGATCGAGCAGCTTGCCGCTTACTTTTCGAGCCGTCCGCCACCTGCGGGCGAACGCGGCGATCCTCTGCTCGTTAATAGCGGCAGGACAATTTTCGTATCCGGCTTACCTGACAAGGGTGTGCCAGCGTGCAGCGCCTGTCACGGTGCACACGGTGAAGGGGCAGGCGAGTTTCCGCGCCTGGCGGGCCAGCATGCGGACTACATAGTGAAGCAGTTACTGGTCTTTCAACACGCAGGACAGAGGCCTCGCGGCGAAGTGATGAGCGCGATCTGCGTCAAGCTGACGGAGCAGGACATGCATTCAGTAGCGGCATTTCTCGAAGCGTCCACGGCTCCCGCTGCGGTGCCGGCTGATCCAGGCATCGTCGGGACGGGATCGGCCCGCGAATAG